In Pithys albifrons albifrons isolate INPA30051 chromosome 6, PitAlb_v1, whole genome shotgun sequence, a single genomic region encodes these proteins:
- the CSRP3 gene encoding cysteine and glycine-rich protein 3 encodes MPNWGGGAKCGACEKTVYHAEEIQCNGRSFHKSCFLCMACRKALDSTTVAAHESEIYCKTCYGRKYGPKGVGFGQGAGCLSTDTGEHLGLNLQQGSPKPARPSTPTNASKFAKKVVDVDKCPRCGKSVYAAEKIMGGGKPWHKSCFRCAICGKSLESTNVTDKDGELYCKVCYAKNFGPKGIGFGGLTQVEKKECE; translated from the exons ATGCCAAACTGGGGAGGTGGAGCCAAGTGTGGAGCCTGTGAGAAGACCGTGTACCACGCTGAGGAAATCCAGTGCAATGGAAGGAGTTTCCACAAGtcctgctttctctgca TGGCCTGCAGGAAAGCTCTGGACAGCACCACAGTGGCAGCTCACGAATCCGAAATCTACTGCAAGACCTGCTATGGGAGGAAATACGGCCCCAAAGGTGTTGGCTTTGGGCAAGGGGCCGGATGCCTCAGCACTGACACTGGGGAGCACCTGGGCTTGAACCTGCAGCA GGGGTCACCAAAGCCTGCTCGCCCTTCTACACCAACCAATGCTTCAAAGTTTGCCAAAAAGGTGGTGGATGTGGATAAATGTCCCCGCTGTGGCAAGTCAGTGTACGCTGCAGAGAAGATCATGGGAGGAGGAAAA CCTTGGCACAAGTCGTGTTTCCGCTGTGCTATTTGTGGGAAGAGTTTGGAATCCACCAATGTTACAGACAAAGATGGAGAGCTCTATTGTAAAG TTTGCTATGCAAAAAATTTCGGTCCCAAAGGAATTGGGTTTGGTGGCCTCACTcaagtggaaaagaaagagtGTGAATGA
- the ZDHHC13 gene encoding palmitoyltransferase ZDHHC13 isoform X2, with the protein MHSNHSPQGEKGLPGPYPVAEDPSTCDIVKATQYGMLERCRELVEAGYDVRQPDKENVTLLHWAAINNRLELVKYYISKGAIVDQLGGDLNSTPLHWAIRQGHLPMVMLLLKCGADPTLIDGEGFSSIHLAVLFQHMPIVAYLISKGQNIDTADFSGQTPLMLTAQKASGPEPTRFLLKFNPSLNAVDNVQRNTALHWAITSGNISAVDLLLEAGASLDIKNAKGETPLDLAYQSQNHFMVYIIKEEERLRSRKNNRLLKIVEKYELFLMLASSLTLMWAIGYIMNLSSDSWLLKGGLLLCLLFGMALFVRQLVGLKNLRYLPTAFLLSSVFWMSMTWLFWFLPDITNIILEIAVMFSMLGLFYYFYKTWITDPGYIKTSEEERKENIVALAEAGCLDFRTFCTSCLVRKPLRSVHCLACQACVARYDQHSLWTGQCIGVGNHCYYLLFLSFLTMTGVWLLYGTLLYWSNHCATSYHQDGAWMFLTQVVYCSPWVCYIFTIACFHTVWASLWLVVQLYQVAFLGLTSHERMNLLTQRKSSKHPVSLRRTPYNLGCFQNLADFFQCSCFGLFKPNIIDWTKQYNVFHLAKEKNVHSV; encoded by the exons ATGCACAGCAATCACAGCCCCCAAGGGGAGAAAGGTCTACCAGGACCTTATCCCGTTGCTGAAGACCCCAGCACCTGTGATATTGTCAAGGCTACACA GTATGGAATGCTGGAGCGATGCAGGGAACTGGTAGAAGCAGGTTATGATGTTCGACAACCAGACAAAGAAAATGTGACTCTTCTTCACTGGGCAGCAATAAACAACAGACTGGAGCTGGTTAA ATATTACATTTCCAAAGGTGCAATAGTGGATCAGCTGGGTGGAGACTTGAATTCAACTCCCCTTCACTGGGCCATTAG ACAAGGACACCTCCCCATGGTCATGTTGTTGTTGAAATGTGGAGCGGATCCCACTCTTATTGATGGGGAAGGATTCAGTAGCATTCATTTAGCAGTGCTCTTCCAACACATGCCCATCGTAGCTTACCTCATATCAAAAGGCCAG aaCATAGACACAGCAGACTTCAGTGGGCAAACACCTTTAATGTTAACGGCACAAAAAGCCAGTGG ACCAGAACCCACGAGGTTTCTCTTAAAGTTTAACCCCTCTCTCAATGCTGTAGACAATGTTCAAAGGAATactgccctgcactgggcaaTAACGTCAGGAAATATCAGTGCAGTGGATCTCTTGCTGGAAGCTGGTGCCAGCCTGGACATAAAAAATGCCAag GGAGAGACACCGCTTGACCTTGCTTATCAAAGTCAGAATCACTTCATGGTTTATATcataaaagaggaagaaagactgagaagcaggaaaaataacagATTGCTGAAAATAGTAGAGAAATACGAG CTCTTCCTGATGTTGGCATCTTCCTTGACATTGATGTGGGCCATAGGATACATCATGAACTTAAGTTCTGATTCCTGGCTTTTGAAAGGAGGTTTACTTCTCTGCCTGCTATTTGGGATGGCTCTGTTTGTCAG GCAACTTGTGGGGCTCAAGAACCTAAGGTATCTTCCCACAGCATTTCTGCTGAGTTCAGTTTTTTGGATGTCCATGACCTGGCTTTTCTGGTTCCTGCCTGATAT AACAAATATAATTCTTGAAATCGCTGTCATGTTCAGCATGTTGggccttttttattatttctataaaaCTTGGATTACTGATCCTGGATATATAAAGActtcagaagaagaaagaaaggag aacaTTGTAGCTCTTGCAGAAGCAGGTTGTTTGGACTTCAGGACATTCTGCACATCATGTCTT GTGAGGAAGCCTCTGAGATCTGTGCATTGCCTGGCTTGCCAAGCATGTGTAGCCAGATATGATCAGCACTCTCTGTGGACTGGACAGTGCATAG GAGTTGGGAACCATTGTTATTACCTGTTGTTCCTGTCTTTCCTAACGATGACGGGTGTCTGGCTGCTTTATGGAACTCTTCTGT ATTGGTCCAACCACTGTGCAACAAGTTACCATCAGGATGGAGCGTGGATGTTTCTCACACAGGTCGTGTACTGCTCTCCCTGGGTTTGCTACATCTTCACCATAGCCTGTTTCCACACTGTTTGGGCCTCCTTGTGGCTCGTGGTTCAGCTGTATCAG GTCGCGTTCCTGGGGTTGACCTCTCATGAGAGAATGAATCTCCTGACACAGAGAAAATCTTCTAAGCATCCTGTTTCACTCAGGAGGACTCCATACAA tcTTGGATGCTTCCAGAATCTTGCAGACTTTTTTCAGTGCAGTTGCTTTGGTTTGTTCAAACCCAACATAATTGACTGGACCAAGCAATACAACGTTTTCCATCtggcaaaggagaaaaatgttcaTTCTGTGTAA
- the ZDHHC13 gene encoding palmitoyltransferase ZDHHC13 isoform X3, which produces MAGSGAECKGHCHGPHRPYMHSNHSPQGEKGLPGPYPVAEDPSTCDIVKATQYGMLERCRELVEAGYDVRQPDKENVTLLHWAAINNRLELVKYYISKGAIVDQLGGDLNSTPLHWAIRQGHLPMVMLLLKCGADPTLIDGEGFSSIHLAVLFQHMPIVAYLISKGQNIDTADFSGQTPLMLTAQKASGPEPTRFLLKFNPSLNAVDNVQRNTALHWAITSGNISAVDLLLEAGASLDIKNAKGETPLDLAYQSQNHFMVYIIKEEERLRSRKNNRLLKIVEKYELFLMLASSLTLMWAIGYIMNLSSDSWLLKGGLLLCLLFGMALFVRQLVGLKNLRYLPTAFLLSSVFWMSMTWLFWFLPDITNIILEIAVMFSMLGLFYYFYKTWITDPGYIKTSEEERKENIVALAEAGCLDFRTFCTSCLVRKPLRSVHCLACQACVARYDQHSLWTGQCIGVGNHCYYLLFLSFLTMTGVWLLYGTLLYWSNHCATSYHQDGAWMFLTQVVYCSPWVCYIFTIACFHTVWASLWLVVQLYQVAFLGLTSHERMNLLTQRKSSKHPVSLRRTPYNLGCFQNLADFFQCSCFGLFKPNIIDWTKQYNVFHLAKEKNVHSV; this is translated from the exons ATGGCTGGCAGCGGCGCGGAG TGCAAAGGCCATTGCCATGGGCCCCACCGTCCTTACATGCACAGCAATCACAGCCCCCAAGGGGAGAAAGGTCTACCAGGACCTTATCCCGTTGCTGAAGACCCCAGCACCTGTGATATTGTCAAGGCTACACA GTATGGAATGCTGGAGCGATGCAGGGAACTGGTAGAAGCAGGTTATGATGTTCGACAACCAGACAAAGAAAATGTGACTCTTCTTCACTGGGCAGCAATAAACAACAGACTGGAGCTGGTTAA ATATTACATTTCCAAAGGTGCAATAGTGGATCAGCTGGGTGGAGACTTGAATTCAACTCCCCTTCACTGGGCCATTAG ACAAGGACACCTCCCCATGGTCATGTTGTTGTTGAAATGTGGAGCGGATCCCACTCTTATTGATGGGGAAGGATTCAGTAGCATTCATTTAGCAGTGCTCTTCCAACACATGCCCATCGTAGCTTACCTCATATCAAAAGGCCAG aaCATAGACACAGCAGACTTCAGTGGGCAAACACCTTTAATGTTAACGGCACAAAAAGCCAGTGG ACCAGAACCCACGAGGTTTCTCTTAAAGTTTAACCCCTCTCTCAATGCTGTAGACAATGTTCAAAGGAATactgccctgcactgggcaaTAACGTCAGGAAATATCAGTGCAGTGGATCTCTTGCTGGAAGCTGGTGCCAGCCTGGACATAAAAAATGCCAag GGAGAGACACCGCTTGACCTTGCTTATCAAAGTCAGAATCACTTCATGGTTTATATcataaaagaggaagaaagactgagaagcaggaaaaataacagATTGCTGAAAATAGTAGAGAAATACGAG CTCTTCCTGATGTTGGCATCTTCCTTGACATTGATGTGGGCCATAGGATACATCATGAACTTAAGTTCTGATTCCTGGCTTTTGAAAGGAGGTTTACTTCTCTGCCTGCTATTTGGGATGGCTCTGTTTGTCAG GCAACTTGTGGGGCTCAAGAACCTAAGGTATCTTCCCACAGCATTTCTGCTGAGTTCAGTTTTTTGGATGTCCATGACCTGGCTTTTCTGGTTCCTGCCTGATAT AACAAATATAATTCTTGAAATCGCTGTCATGTTCAGCATGTTGggccttttttattatttctataaaaCTTGGATTACTGATCCTGGATATATAAAGActtcagaagaagaaagaaaggag aacaTTGTAGCTCTTGCAGAAGCAGGTTGTTTGGACTTCAGGACATTCTGCACATCATGTCTT GTGAGGAAGCCTCTGAGATCTGTGCATTGCCTGGCTTGCCAAGCATGTGTAGCCAGATATGATCAGCACTCTCTGTGGACTGGACAGTGCATAG GAGTTGGGAACCATTGTTATTACCTGTTGTTCCTGTCTTTCCTAACGATGACGGGTGTCTGGCTGCTTTATGGAACTCTTCTGT ATTGGTCCAACCACTGTGCAACAAGTTACCATCAGGATGGAGCGTGGATGTTTCTCACACAGGTCGTGTACTGCTCTCCCTGGGTTTGCTACATCTTCACCATAGCCTGTTTCCACACTGTTTGGGCCTCCTTGTGGCTCGTGGTTCAGCTGTATCAG GTCGCGTTCCTGGGGTTGACCTCTCATGAGAGAATGAATCTCCTGACACAGAGAAAATCTTCTAAGCATCCTGTTTCACTCAGGAGGACTCCATACAA tcTTGGATGCTTCCAGAATCTTGCAGACTTTTTTCAGTGCAGTTGCTTTGGTTTGTTCAAACCCAACATAATTGACTGGACCAAGCAATACAACGTTTTCCATCtggcaaaggagaaaaatgttcaTTCTGTGTAA
- the ZDHHC13 gene encoding palmitoyltransferase ZDHHC13 isoform X1: MSGEPRAGMGCKGHCHGPHRPYMHSNHSPQGEKGLPGPYPVAEDPSTCDIVKATQYGMLERCRELVEAGYDVRQPDKENVTLLHWAAINNRLELVKYYISKGAIVDQLGGDLNSTPLHWAIRQGHLPMVMLLLKCGADPTLIDGEGFSSIHLAVLFQHMPIVAYLISKGQNIDTADFSGQTPLMLTAQKASGPEPTRFLLKFNPSLNAVDNVQRNTALHWAITSGNISAVDLLLEAGASLDIKNAKGETPLDLAYQSQNHFMVYIIKEEERLRSRKNNRLLKIVEKYELFLMLASSLTLMWAIGYIMNLSSDSWLLKGGLLLCLLFGMALFVRQLVGLKNLRYLPTAFLLSSVFWMSMTWLFWFLPDITNIILEIAVMFSMLGLFYYFYKTWITDPGYIKTSEEERKENIVALAEAGCLDFRTFCTSCLVRKPLRSVHCLACQACVARYDQHSLWTGQCIGVGNHCYYLLFLSFLTMTGVWLLYGTLLYWSNHCATSYHQDGAWMFLTQVVYCSPWVCYIFTIACFHTVWASLWLVVQLYQVAFLGLTSHERMNLLTQRKSSKHPVSLRRTPYNLGCFQNLADFFQCSCFGLFKPNIIDWTKQYNVFHLAKEKNVHSV, translated from the exons ATGAGCGGGGAGCCCcgggcagggatgggg TGCAAAGGCCATTGCCATGGGCCCCACCGTCCTTACATGCACAGCAATCACAGCCCCCAAGGGGAGAAAGGTCTACCAGGACCTTATCCCGTTGCTGAAGACCCCAGCACCTGTGATATTGTCAAGGCTACACA GTATGGAATGCTGGAGCGATGCAGGGAACTGGTAGAAGCAGGTTATGATGTTCGACAACCAGACAAAGAAAATGTGACTCTTCTTCACTGGGCAGCAATAAACAACAGACTGGAGCTGGTTAA ATATTACATTTCCAAAGGTGCAATAGTGGATCAGCTGGGTGGAGACTTGAATTCAACTCCCCTTCACTGGGCCATTAG ACAAGGACACCTCCCCATGGTCATGTTGTTGTTGAAATGTGGAGCGGATCCCACTCTTATTGATGGGGAAGGATTCAGTAGCATTCATTTAGCAGTGCTCTTCCAACACATGCCCATCGTAGCTTACCTCATATCAAAAGGCCAG aaCATAGACACAGCAGACTTCAGTGGGCAAACACCTTTAATGTTAACGGCACAAAAAGCCAGTGG ACCAGAACCCACGAGGTTTCTCTTAAAGTTTAACCCCTCTCTCAATGCTGTAGACAATGTTCAAAGGAATactgccctgcactgggcaaTAACGTCAGGAAATATCAGTGCAGTGGATCTCTTGCTGGAAGCTGGTGCCAGCCTGGACATAAAAAATGCCAag GGAGAGACACCGCTTGACCTTGCTTATCAAAGTCAGAATCACTTCATGGTTTATATcataaaagaggaagaaagactgagaagcaggaaaaataacagATTGCTGAAAATAGTAGAGAAATACGAG CTCTTCCTGATGTTGGCATCTTCCTTGACATTGATGTGGGCCATAGGATACATCATGAACTTAAGTTCTGATTCCTGGCTTTTGAAAGGAGGTTTACTTCTCTGCCTGCTATTTGGGATGGCTCTGTTTGTCAG GCAACTTGTGGGGCTCAAGAACCTAAGGTATCTTCCCACAGCATTTCTGCTGAGTTCAGTTTTTTGGATGTCCATGACCTGGCTTTTCTGGTTCCTGCCTGATAT AACAAATATAATTCTTGAAATCGCTGTCATGTTCAGCATGTTGggccttttttattatttctataaaaCTTGGATTACTGATCCTGGATATATAAAGActtcagaagaagaaagaaaggag aacaTTGTAGCTCTTGCAGAAGCAGGTTGTTTGGACTTCAGGACATTCTGCACATCATGTCTT GTGAGGAAGCCTCTGAGATCTGTGCATTGCCTGGCTTGCCAAGCATGTGTAGCCAGATATGATCAGCACTCTCTGTGGACTGGACAGTGCATAG GAGTTGGGAACCATTGTTATTACCTGTTGTTCCTGTCTTTCCTAACGATGACGGGTGTCTGGCTGCTTTATGGAACTCTTCTGT ATTGGTCCAACCACTGTGCAACAAGTTACCATCAGGATGGAGCGTGGATGTTTCTCACACAGGTCGTGTACTGCTCTCCCTGGGTTTGCTACATCTTCACCATAGCCTGTTTCCACACTGTTTGGGCCTCCTTGTGGCTCGTGGTTCAGCTGTATCAG GTCGCGTTCCTGGGGTTGACCTCTCATGAGAGAATGAATCTCCTGACACAGAGAAAATCTTCTAAGCATCCTGTTTCACTCAGGAGGACTCCATACAA tcTTGGATGCTTCCAGAATCTTGCAGACTTTTTTCAGTGCAGTTGCTTTGGTTTGTTCAAACCCAACATAATTGACTGGACCAAGCAATACAACGTTTTCCATCtggcaaaggagaaaaatgttcaTTCTGTGTAA